A stretch of the Methanofastidiosum sp. genome encodes the following:
- a CDS encoding prephenate dehydrogenase/arogenate dehydrogenase family protein — protein MTVVGIIGGTGKLGGLFKNIFEEEGYEVLVSSRSTSLSKEELIRRSDVVIVSVPIGSTIAVIREIVPFMDEGKLLMDLTSLKIGPIDEMLKSKADVLGTHPLFAPSIGDIQGQTIIICPERITNKGLYKKINSTLEKKGANIVEMLPETHDKMMAVIQGLTHFSAIVLCHSLKDLDFDIKKSFECTSPVYRLTLDMAGRILNQEPELYADISLLNSETPEVLSQYIQSAQVLFKKIQTKDRDGFINFFEEASQYLGDFTEKAEKESNILIKRMVSE, from the coding sequence ATGACAGTAGTTGGAATTATTGGTGGCACAGGAAAGCTCGGTGGACTGTTCAAAAATATCTTTGAAGAGGAAGGATATGAAGTTCTTGTTTCTTCAAGGTCCACATCCCTCTCAAAAGAAGAGCTTATCCGGAGGAGTGATGTAGTTATAGTATCTGTACCCATCGGATCTACTATAGCTGTTATACGAGAGATAGTGCCATTCATGGATGAAGGTAAACTTCTAATGGACCTAACATCACTTAAGATAGGCCCAATAGACGAAATGTTAAAGTCCAAGGCAGATGTTCTAGGAACTCACCCACTATTTGCGCCTTCTATTGGAGATATCCAAGGACAGACTATTATTATATGTCCTGAAAGAATAACAAACAAAGGCCTCTATAAAAAAATCAATTCTACACTTGAGAAAAAAGGTGCAAACATTGTCGAAATGTTACCAGAAACACACGATAAAATGATGGCCGTGATACAGGGTTTAACTCACTTTTCTGCCATTGTTTTGTGCCATTCGTTAAAAGATTTAGATTTTGACATAAAAAAAAGCTTTGAATGTACTAGCCCAGTATATAGATTGACACTAGATATGGCTGGCAGAATCTTAAATCAAGAGCCTGAACTTTACGCAGACATTTCTCTATTAAATTCTGAAACTCCCGAAGTATTGTCGCAATATATCCAATCAGCTCAAGTACTATTTAAGAAAATTCAAACAAAAGATCGAGATGGTTTTATAAACTTCTTTGAAGAAGCATCTCAATACTTGGGTGATTTTACAGAAAAAGCTGAAAAAGAAAGCAATATATTGATTAAAAGAATGGTGAGTGAGTGA